From a single Mycolicibacterium mengxianglii genomic region:
- a CDS encoding sugar ABC transporter permease yields the protein MTTVSSQPKNTAAESDFSVDAHVDETFGDAARSYLRRVRGGDMGSLPAVLGLVVLFVVFGLANDRFLSALNLANLVTQAGSICVLAMGLVFVLLLGDIDLSAGVAGGVAACAMALTMVGAGSPWWAAMLAGIAAGAVIGLVIGLLRAKLGIPSFVVTLAFFLGLQGVTLKLIGEGGSVRVDDPVIRGITISNLSVTAGWVIAIVLVIGFAALEGYRYRTKSALGLAHSPLGVVIGRILGVAVVTLGVTYVLSVNRSVNPNVEIRGIPYVLPMILVLLIVLTLVLNRTSYGRHIYAVGGNAEAARRAGISVDRIRMSVFIVCSSLAALSGIIAASYAGKVSASSGAGNTLLYAVGAAVIGGTSLFGGKGRALDAVIGGVVVATIANGLGLLNQSSYINFLVTGGVLLLAASVDAISRRRRSATGLS from the coding sequence GGAATCCGATTTCTCCGTCGACGCTCATGTCGACGAGACCTTCGGCGATGCGGCGCGCAGCTACCTGCGGCGGGTCCGCGGCGGCGACATGGGTTCGCTGCCCGCGGTTCTCGGTCTCGTCGTGTTGTTCGTGGTGTTCGGCCTGGCCAACGATCGGTTCCTGTCCGCGCTCAACCTCGCCAACCTGGTCACGCAGGCCGGGTCCATCTGTGTGCTCGCCATGGGCCTGGTCTTCGTGCTGCTGCTCGGCGATATCGACCTCTCCGCCGGGGTGGCCGGCGGTGTGGCGGCGTGTGCCATGGCGCTGACGATGGTGGGTGCGGGCTCGCCGTGGTGGGCCGCGATGCTGGCAGGCATCGCCGCCGGTGCGGTCATCGGGCTGGTGATCGGCCTGCTACGGGCAAAACTCGGTATCCCGTCGTTTGTGGTCACGCTCGCGTTCTTCCTCGGGCTGCAGGGCGTCACGCTGAAGCTGATCGGCGAGGGCGGGTCCGTGCGTGTCGATGATCCGGTCATCCGGGGGATCACCATCAGCAACCTGTCGGTGACCGCGGGGTGGGTGATCGCGATCGTGCTGGTCATCGGGTTCGCCGCGCTGGAGGGCTACCGGTATCGCACCAAGTCCGCCCTGGGTCTGGCCCACTCCCCCCTCGGGGTCGTGATCGGCCGGATCCTCGGTGTCGCCGTGGTGACGCTGGGCGTGACCTACGTGCTCAGTGTCAACCGCAGCGTCAACCCGAACGTCGAGATCCGCGGCATCCCGTATGTGCTGCCGATGATCCTGGTGTTGCTGATCGTCTTGACCCTGGTCCTCAACCGGACGTCCTACGGCAGACACATCTACGCCGTCGGTGGTAACGCCGAAGCCGCACGGCGGGCGGGCATCTCGGTCGACCGCATCCGGATGTCGGTGTTCATCGTGTGTTCGTCGCTCGCGGCGTTGAGTGGCATCATCGCCGCGTCGTACGCCGGCAAGGTGTCGGCGTCCTCGGGCGCGGGAAACACCCTGCTGTACGCAGTGGGCGCCGCAGTCATCGGCGGCACCAGCCTGTTCGGCGGGAAGGGCCGGGCCCTGGATGCGGTGATCGGCGGGGTCGTGGTCGCGACGATCGCCAACGGGCTCGGACTGCTGAACCAGTCGTCCTATATCAACTTCCTGGTCACCGGCGGGGTGCTGCTGTTGGCGGCGAGCGTGGATGCGATCTCCCGACGGCGGCGCTCCGCCACCGGTTTGAGCTGA